A single genomic interval of Meleagris gallopavo isolate NT-WF06-2002-E0010 breed Aviagen turkey brand Nicholas breeding stock chromosome 6, Turkey_5.1, whole genome shotgun sequence harbors:
- the LOC100540386 gene encoding uncharacterized protein LOC100540386, giving the protein MWLGARLDTLPTPALTIDLTTARRNAERMREHCRTLGVRLRPHVKTHKTLEGGLLATGGTRRGIAVSTLAEARFFADGGFDDILLAYPLPTTRLEECAGLAQRLEDFHVLLDRPEALASLRRRPLAHGKRWLVWLKLDCGNGRAGVRPTDPTALELARAIANDAPEEVTLVGVYAHCGNTYGCSGADAIQAIARTTTNAVLGFVAALRQAGVPCPHASIGSTPSCSLPIPEMSQLTELHPGNYIFYDLQQTQLGSCQPRDVAIRVLTRVIGHYAHRGQLLVDCGWTALSLHGAGAGRGPQGCAAVDGHPELRLVGLTQEHGLLEHADGQMDFGKFPLGSVLALIPYHACATAAMHPVYYVHEEGQVVALWHPVRGW; this is encoded by the exons ATGTGGTTGGGTGCCCGCCTGGACACGCTGCCCACCCCAGCACTGACCATCGACCTCACCACGGCGCGTCGCAACGCTGAGCGCATGCGGGAGCACTGCCGGACCCTGGGCGTCCGCCTGCGACCCCACGTCAAGACCCACAAGACGCT GGAAGGCGGTTTGTTGGCCACCGGCGGCACGCGTCGCGGCATCGCCGTCTCCACGTTGGCCGAAGCGCGGTTCTTTGCGGATGGTGGCTTTGATGACATCCTGCTGGCCTACCCGTTGCCCACCACACGGCTGGAGGAGTGTGCAGGGCTGGCACAGCGCCTCGAAGACTTCCACGTGCTGCTGGACCGCCCCGAGGCGCTGGCCAGCCTGCGGCGGCGGCCGCTGGCCCATGGCAAACGCTGGCTCGTCTGGCTGAAGCTCGACTGCGGCAACGGCAGAG CTGGCGTGCGCCCAACGGACCCTACTGCCCTGGAGCTGGCCCGGGCCATCGCCAACGATGCACCCGAGGAAGTGACATTGGTTGGGGTCTATGCACACTGTGGGAACACCTATGGCTGCAGCGGGGCAGATGCCATCCAGGCCATCGCCAGGACCACCACCAACGCTGTCCTCGGCTTTGTGGCTGC GCTGCGGCAGGCTGGCGTGCCCTGTCCCCACGCCAGCATCGGCTCCactccctcctgcagcctccccaTTCCTGAGATGTCCCAACTCACCGAGCTGCACCCGGGCAACTACATCTTCTACG ACctgcagcaaacacagctgGGCTCCTGTCAGCCCCGGGACGTGGCCATCCGTGTCCTCACGAGGGTTATCGGGCACTACGCACACCGAGGGCAGCTGCTGGTGGACTGTGGCtggacagcactcagcctgCACGGGGCAGGAGCGGGACGGGGCCCCCAGGGCTGCGCTGCCGTCGATGGGCACCCCGAGCTGCG GTTGGTGGGGCTGACGCAGGAGCACGGGCTGCTGGAGCACGCTGATGGACAGATGGATTTTGGGAAGTTCCCCTTGGGCAGCGTGCTGGCGCTCATCCCATACCAC GCGTGCGCTACGGCGGCCATGCACCCTGTGTACTACGTGCATGAGGAGGGGCAGGTGGTGGCCCTGTGGCACCCCGTGCGTGGCTGGTag
- the LOC100539302 gene encoding death domain-containing membrane protein NRADD-like, which translates to MQWGCAALRLSRALCLLLSAPLCPQVSARSPPCPSGACTQSGECCSSCPPGFGAVVPCDLTDTQCEPCAQNHTFSALSSAVEPCQPCRLWQEGYGAVQSCSPERDTECQPCPRGSFSEECCPASLAVSPAKEGPAYPKTNRRKPPKENSTGPTASATSASTFVPPLPEDVGQNIIPVYCSLLAAVVVGLLAYVAFKCWHTCRQKQQLAKARAAELGTAAEGEKLHSDSGVFLDTHSLQEPHQTGKAPRLEARPYSSVPQQRREEVERLLESGGPSGDWRGLAARLGYGDEAIGTFARGQAPARTLLATWAATEGATVEALCLALAAMGRQDVAECLAGPGDASSMV; encoded by the exons ATGCAGTGGGGCTGCGCGGCGCTGCGCCTATCGCGGGcgctgtgcctgctgctgtccGCGCCGCTCTGCCCGCAG GTGTCAGCCCGCAGCCCGCCGTGCCCCAGCGGTGCCTGCACTCAGTCCGGCGagtgctgctcctcctgccctccaGGCTTCGGGGCGGTCGTGCCCTGCGACCTCACCGACACCCAGTGTGAGCCCTGCGCCCAGA ACCACACCTTCTCGGCGTTGAGCAGCGCTGTCGAGCCgtgccagccctgcaggctgtggcaggagggttaTGGGGCTGTGCAGTCCTGCAGCCCGGAGCGGGACACCGAGTGCCAGCCTTGTCCCCGGGGCTCCTTCTCAGAGGagtgctgccctgccagcctGGCCGTGAGCCCGGCCAA AGAAGGACCCGCATATCCCAAAACAAACCGAAGGAAACCCCCCAAGGAGAACAGCACAGGCCCCACCGCCTCAGCCACCTCCGCCTCCACGTTCGTCCCTCCCCTCCCTGAGGACGTGGGGCAGAACATCATCCCCGTGTACTGCTCCCTCCTGGCTGCTGTGGTGGTGGGTCTCCTCGCCTACGTGGCCTTCAAGTG CTGGCACACGtgcaggcagaagcagcagctggccAAGGCACGAGCAGCCGAGTTGGGGACGGCGGCTGAGGGTGAGAAGCTGCACAGTGACAGCGGGGTCTTCCTGGATACGCACAGCCTGCAGGAGCCACACCAGACCGGCAAGG CGCCCCGTCTGGAAGCCCGACCCTACAGCTCAGTCCCACAGCAGCGACGGGAGGAGGTGGAACGGCTGCTGGAGAGTGGTGGTCCCAGCGGGGACTGGCGTGGGCTGGCCGCCCGCCTGGGCTACGGGGATGAGGCCATCGGCACCTTCGCCCGCGGCCAGGCGCCCGCCCGCACCCTGCTCGCCACTTGGGCAGCCACAGAAGGGGCCACAGTGGAAGCCCTCTGCCTGGCTTTGGCTGCTATGGGACGGCAGGACGTGGCCGAGTGCCTGGCGGGGCCGGGAGATGCCAGCTCAATGGTGTGA